The genome window GACTGGCTCAACCTCGAGTGGGCACCGAAGACGGCCTGACCCGACTGGTATTTGGCATACCAAACGAAGCAAAATTTAGCCTGAGCCGCTCAGGCAACGAGGTCTCCATTCGCTTCCAGGGCACCCCGCCCCGAACCTTACGGATCTTACTCAACACGCCGCAGGTAGTCGGCTATCGAGCCACCCCCAGTCCGGGTGGCTCGACTTACGTGGTGACGCTGCGGGCGGGCGCCAGCTACCGCACCCTCGAGCTTGCCAACCCCCGCCGTCTGGTGCTGGAGGTGAAGAGCAAAACCCCAACCACCACCGCCCGGCCCCGGAGCACGTCAAGGGCGCCCGCACCCGTGGTGGTTCTGGACCCTGGACATGGCGGCATTGACCCTGGAGCAGTAGGGTTTGTGCATGAGGAAGAGGCTGTGCTGGAAGTGGCCCTCCGCACCAAAAGGCTTCTCGAGGCCAGGGGCGTGCGGGTTATCCTGACGCGCAGCGCCGATAGGCACCTCTCGGCCAACAAGGCCACCGACCTTGGCCTGCGGGCAGCCATGGCCGATAGCAAGCGCACGCTGTTTGTTTCTATCCACGCCAATGCCGCCGAACGGGCCGCGCAGGGGATTGAGGTGTACTACTTTGGCGAGACCATTGACCAACGGCTCCTATCCAAAGCCATCCTGGAGAACGGTGGCGGTGCGCTGGGGCAGCGCCTGACCCGTGAGGCCCAGAGCGTGGCCCAGCGCCTCATGCGCGACCTGATCGCCCAGGCCAACCTCAAGTTTTCCGAGCAGCTGGCGCTCAAAACCTTGCGCTCGCTGGTGCGCGAAACCGGCGCGGTGAGCCGGGGTGTGCATACCGCGCCGTTCTACGTAATCCGCAACGCCCGTATTCCGGCCATTCTGGTGGAGATTGGCTTTGTCAACCACCCGGTTGAAGGCAAAAAGCTGGCCACCGGCGCCTACCGCCAGCAGCTTGCCAATGGACTGGCCGGGGGCATTATGGCTTTCTTGAACAGTGGCAATGCCCAGCGCTAGAGGGGGCGCTCGAGCGGGCCTCGCAGGGCCGGAAAAGCCTTACCTTCACCCACAACAGGCCGCACCCAGCGCTCCCAGCTGTCCAGCGAGCGGCGGGCCAGCGTTGGAAGGTTCACAAGCTGTTGCCGACGATAGTTCAGACCATACCGGCCTGCAATCCACCCCTCATAGGCACTTACAAAGGGTCTGAAGCATTCCACCCCAAGGGCAAAGTCGAAGGGCTTCCGCCGCGCGGGTAGTTCGGGCAGACCATCGGCGCTTTCCAGCCAGTAAAAAGACTCGCCAGGCCGGTAGTAGAGCAGCACCCCGTCGGCCCATGGCTGCCAGGCTGCCGTCGAGTGAAGCCCTACC of Meiothermus sp. CFH 77666 contains these proteins:
- a CDS encoding N-acetylmuramoyl-L-alanine amidase, with product MRYILALVFCLASLGLAQPRVGTEDGLTRLVFGIPNEAKFSLSRSGNEVSIRFQGTPPRTLRILLNTPQVVGYRATPSPGGSTYVVTLRAGASYRTLELANPRRLVLEVKSKTPTTTARPRSTSRAPAPVVVLDPGHGGIDPGAVGFVHEEEAVLEVALRTKRLLEARGVRVILTRSADRHLSANKATDLGLRAAMADSKRTLFVSIHANAAERAAQGIEVYYFGETIDQRLLSKAILENGGGALGQRLTREAQSVAQRLMRDLIAQANLKFSEQLALKTLRSLVRETGAVSRGVHTAPFYVIRNARIPAILVEIGFVNHPVEGKKLATGAYRQQLANGLAGGIMAFLNSGNAQR